The DNA segment AGATCTGTGGAACGGTCTTCTTTTACCGGCACATTGTCTGGTCCAGCGTTATTAAAATTTGAGAATACAGCCTCACCGAATCTTGCGCCTAACGCATAGAATTTTCCTTTCCCTCTGGCACCAGGATTGTCGCAGGGATCACCGCTATTTCCAGCGGTTGCCTGCTCGGGAATATATGTCGTAAAATAAACAACGCCAGCATAAATGACAGGGGATGAAACAATCTTTTCACCAGTTTGACTACCATCAGCCTCAACAAATCGAAGGAACCAACCCTTATTCCTTGCATGGTTAATAGCATCAATAACATAATTTTTGAAAAGCATTTGTTTATTGATATCAGACTCTTGGTTCTGATAAAGATTATCCGTAATATCGAGGATAAAATTTTTTGTGGTTGATGATGCGACAATCTTCCCATCTAAATCTCGATCTACAATGACAGTGTTATCAGCTTTTGACTTAATCTTCCCAAGATCAAGAACGTCAATATATGCTTTGACTATCTCAGGGTTTATACTCTCGTCTATAGAGGCCGTGTCAACATTATCATTCCATTGCCAATTATTCTTAATGGCATAAAATTCATTAAGCACTGTGATGTCTTCTGGATGTTCTCGATCCCCAGTTCCATAAAACACATAGTCCCCGACTCTCTTTGTTGTTTGCACAACATCTGCAACAGGATCAATTTCACCAGCCGGATAGGTAAAACTCACCGGGAAATATACATTCACAATATTTGGTGGGTAAAAGATCTTTTTCCCTGGAGAGGAAAACAACTTCAGTTTCTGTCCCCAATCTCCATCCTCCTTTCCATCATATCCACCCAAAAGAGAGTCCTTGGTTTTGTCGAGATTGCGATGGAAAATATCATCCCTGAAAGCAAACATATTGCCATTCATATCACCAGCATAAATTCTTGTGGTAGTTCGGGTTTGGGGATTCTCAAACGGTGCAACCGCCACAATAGAGTGGGTCATACTCGCAAAATTATCAACATTGAAGTTGATGTTGCTCTGCAAAAGGCCGGTCAAGGCATCAATTGCATAAATTGCCCGTCCTTCATCATCAGTTGCCGCGGGAGTTGCATTATCCTGGTTGGTGTCATATCCTCCAGCCATAACAAACACATCCTTGGTTTTATATGTTGTTCCATCCATATAGCCGATTGTGACTGGTTTCGGTTCTCCCCAAGACAAACCAAGAACTTTATTCCCGCCCCCAAGGATATCATTTTTAATTTGATATTTTAACAAAGGAGTATTGTAATCACTGATATCAAGGGCTGTGTAAACAGTCCCTCCCCGGCGTTCACCGAAAATGGTGATCTTTTTTTTCGCAGTATTCTTGTTGTTATCATGATCGTATGAGTATAAAACTGGAGAGTTATCAACGTAATATTGCAAACTTGTTGCACCAGGCAACTGATTTATATCACCGAGTAGATCTGGTGGAATAAATCCCCATTTTTCGCTGCCATCATTATCATCGATAGCATGCAACATACCGCCATTTCCACCTATGTAGATCATGGAATGGTCATCAGTGCCATCTCCATTGTCATCATAGTGAACAACTAATGGTTGGGAATGGAGAAAACTCCCATAGGGCCATTCACTATCATTGTCATGCCTGATGTCACCAATCACCTGTGAGGTAAGCCCGGGATTAATCGCTGCAAGAGCAGTGTTGCCAGGAGAAAAACTGTTTGTCGAATCAGTTAAATTATTGGAAGAACCTGTATAGGTATATATTTTGCGAACAAATCCAGCCTCCAAATCATCGAACAATTTTCCCCCACTACCACCCTTCTGAATAGCAGGCCCATCGGCTGAACTGCTCCAATAAGACACTGCATTCCCCTGTAATACCCCTCCACTAACAGCTTCATTACCATATTTATCAACGATAACCCCTTGATTGGTAATCCCGTATTTTTTAACATTACCAACCCAATTTTTGTTGTTTTTTGGCTGAAAGAGCCCGTAATAAATAAAATTGCCGGCAAAAATCTTGTTTGCACGACTAATTGGCACCGCGGCTGCGGTAAAACTCTCACTGTCACCCTGAATATCAGTGATAATGTTATTAAGAGCTTCACTGAGGGTAGATGTATCATCGGCAGTATAGTATTTACCACCACCATTGGTTGCGGCATTTTGCAAAAGAGCAAGTTGTTGTTTAAAACCAATCGTGTATGTCGTAACCGTCTGATCCTCAAAATCGCCAGGCTGTCCTTTCTTCAGCAACTCACTGGCAGAAGGATTTGATCCGGTTTTCAGGAGATCGTTATGGGCAAGAAAATACGCCACGTCATCCAAGTAATCGTGAGCTCCATCCTTTCCAGCAGCAGGAATTTTTATACTATTGATATACTGATTATCTTTCAACTTGGGGTTATAATCCTGAGTTGGAGCCCCATCAGTCATAAATATTATATAACTTTTTTGGCATCGATACTGTATCGGTGAATCGCTGCTATAATCCCGACAACCAGTGCCACTCGCAGCACACGTCGAAAGGAATTTGCCAAACGGAAAACCAGTACCAATGGTGCCGCCATTATACCAACTCGTTTGTCCCGCAAAATAGCGCCCTGCTTCGGCCATTGTTTCGCCAAGAGGAGTGTATGTGCTGGCTTGCATGCCGCCAATTGCACCGAAATTTGCTGATTGATCGCTGTTGGTAAATACTGTAGTAGCAGGGTCAAAACTACCTATCAAGTCGGTTGTGCTGGCGCCACATCCGGCAATAATGTAGCCTCCTTCATGACATTTATCTCCAGCAGCTAACTCGGTATTACAATTTGCCGCACCATAATAACTAGATGGCGTCTTTGCGTTAAATTTCATCAGCCCGAAACGAACCTTATCGGCGTTGTCATATATCAACTTGGCAATAACCTTTTTAGCCACCTCTATACGAGATTTATTTGCACCCAAGTCCTGGTCATCGAAATTCTGGAAATTCCCCAACCTTAATGTTCTTTGTCTCGTCCCACCACAAGTCACGACACCTGTCGTACTATTGACTTGAATATTGCCAATCCAATATCCATCTGATAATAAAGCTGTCTTTGCAGCAGCACATTGCCACTTGGCATCACTATCCAAATTTGCAAAATAAAGGGTATTAAAATTACCATCTCTTTCTCTGTATACATTGTACCTGGGTCTCCCACCTGCATACGAGTAGTCTGTCTGCCAATCGTATATATCGCCGGGTACGTCCTCAGTCCCCATGCTCCCTGAGTTGTCAAATATAATGAGTACATTTGGTTTCACACTTATATTTGAAACACCGTAAATGTCCGTATCGTCGGCCCAAGCGGGTCGTACCATGCACATCAAAAGCAAAACTATTAAGCTAATTTTTTTCATGCCACACGCTCCTGTATCCTGGGGATACTTCTGATAACAAACGTCCTTATTATCCGTATCACTTAATAATCTTTTATGAATATTCTTATTATTTTTTTACAGGAATTGGTCTTGCAACCCCTTCTTGTACTATAGCAGTACGGTCATTTACCACTGCGTAACTTGTCACAACAAGGTGGCGGTATTCGGAATCTTGTTGCCCATCCCCTTTTCTTTGTGAAAAGTCCGCCTCTTCAATGAAGTTTGGCTTATCAATATGTAGCCGAGGTGGAAAATCGTTGGCTGGATGCTTCGCTGGATCTCCAGCAGCACCAAATCTGAGTAGATCGGACCACGTGGTAACTGGTGTTTTGGTCTCCTCATTTTTTCGGGCTCTGAATGAGCCCACTATCTGACCATTGGGAGCAATGCATTCACTCAAATCTTCAATGCCATTTGCATTTACATCCGTTATCGGAACAGTAGGAGGGAAGGTTACAGTATCACTCCCAGCTAGGAATGCAGTCGTCACCCAAGCTACTGTCCGAAATTTTGCTGTCGCTACACAGCTTTCTTGATTAAAGAAGTCTTCCTTTGCCACACGGTCATTTCCAGCAATCTGTAATTCAACAGTAGTGGTGTTTAAGGCGAAAGTACCAAACAGGATCAAAACCATCATAACTAATAAAGCAGTGACCAGAACAAAACCACTTTCATTGTTAATGACTCGAACCATGGGTAATTGCATCATTATCTTATTTCTCCTATTCTTCACGCTCTACGCATTGTCCTGTTAATAAGAAGGCTAACTTGTTTTATAACACCTCCTTCGGGCCAAACAACACACACCTCAAACCTCATACCTACTTGTTCACCACCTATTTCGGGGTACAATACTGGTGTACCATCCACATAAATAGTGTAATTACCACTTATCTCGACACTATCAGCTGTGATATTGGCACCACCTGCTCCAACTCCGGCGTATACAGTATTAATTGCGGCATTATTGCTTCTGGTTGCAACATCATCGGGGCTCATAGCCAAAATTTGTTCAACTTCATCGAGTGCTCTGGTAGAGGCGTCGGTGATATCATTGGCAAGCGAATTGCCCCTTATAGCACCTATTTGCATGCCAAATAAGGCTAGAATGCCAACAGTAAGGATCACCATTGCGAGCAACACTTCTAACAAAGTAAACCCTTCTTTATATCGCAAGGGCATAATTGTCGTTTGAGCAGTTTGTCTGCTCAACCCAGCTTTATTCGGTTTTAATTTCATAGATTTCCCGTTATGTTTCTGCACTCTAATCTTGTAACCAATAAGCGCCGACGAAAATTATCGTTATATGGGCCCCAGACATCACCGGATGCGGCAGTAAAAGTAGTACCGGCGTTCGTGAAATCTGGATCAGGCCGTCCAGATCTCGCTAAAATAGAGATGCCAACTGAGGTAATGGCACCTAAATCGTTCGTCTGCTGTCCATTGATATTAAAATATAGAAACTCAATACGTTCTATGTTTTCAGCAATGGCTTGATACCCTCCGGCTCCACCAACTTGCCTCCCAAGCGGTAAGGATACATCAGGATTACCATCGCCATCAGCATCTATATCAGGAGTACCATCTCTATCAACATCGCTGCCGGCAGCATCTGAGAAGCCAAAATCTATCATTTCTCCATCGTCGTTGAAATCCCTGTCGCCATTGGCATCTAAAGTAAAGCTCATCTGCCCTTTACCTGCTACCGTGATTCCCGTTAATGCCGGCTTTCCTACTGATTTATTCGGATCATACCCCGCCATTCTGATTTCTCCGGCCATTGTAAAAATCGCAGCTCGAATGTTTTGTTGCATTTCCGCGACCTGTTCCTGCGCCACATAAGTCCTTTGCTGGGAAACGTACGCCGTATAGATGGAAATCCCAACAATACTGGAAAGTGCCAATGCCAGAACCAGCTCGATTAGTGTAAAACCCCCAACTTCTGTTAAGCCTTGACAGGGTTTAAGACCTTCATTTATCACTCCCAGCACCTCCTTTATATTTTATCAGCGCATATCTTCTATTACGCTTAAATCATGACCACCATGTTTTTAAAAACGAACCACTATAATCTTTCCATCCTCACTGAACCGGCTGAAGTCATAGTTATACGATAAACTGTTGGAATACTGGTGGAACCAATATTGAGTGTTTTAACCGGAGGTATAACAGCGGGAACACCACCTGGCCAGAAGGCAAGACCACTGGTTCTAAAACCATCCCCAGCGAGGAAATCATTAGCGGCATTGCCATTAGCGGGAAAGGTAATGGTAGCATCCAGTTGGGTGTTGGTTATGACAGTATCACCATTGTTGCATACTTGATCGTTATTGGTGTCAATGAAGATTCTATAGCAGGGTCCAGCAGGAGCAGCACACCCCGGCCATCCCATGCAAACACCCGGCGGATTAATCGCTAAGATAGCATTATTATTACTTCTAATAGCCCTGGTCTTTGCCTGCTGCATATCAGACACAATACCTCTCACCGCTCCCTGCAAACGATACCCGGGCATGAAGGCATTGAGCACTGGAATTGCTATTGCAGAAATCACTGCAATCAATCCAATGACTATCATGACTTCCATTAGAGAGAAACCGCGAACGGAACAAAGCGGCACCAGGATTCTCTGTCTCAATAATTTTCTTGTACATACAAAAAATCTTTTCATATTGAAAAATCTCCCTAACCATCAATCAAACTCAATAACGGCAGGCCATTCGTCCAGCGAATGACACCTAGCAACTACCGCGCCATTTTCCCTAAACCGCTTTCCAAACAGCTTTTACCTTTATTTATCAAAAAGATACACATCAAACATGTAATGTTTACGTTTTCTTGTGGATCATTGCCAACCTCTAAAACATTAAATTTTTTTATAGTTGAGTGGGGGTGATTGACAACCTTCTTAATAGTACGTGGTAAAAAACCCTGACCTCCTTCGATAAAAAAATTCTGCAAAATTCAGGAAATGAGAAAATTGTAAGAACCGCCGTTTATATCCGAGGACAGAAGTTATGTTCGCCCGACAAGTGGTTCAATTCAACTTTATCGTTGCTTCCTATGAGCCTCGTTTTCTAACCAATTATTTAAATCGAAGAGGAAAATCATGATAAATTCAAAAGGGTTCACCCTTTCCGAGGTTTTGATGACTCTTGCCATAATGTCGGTTGTTTCAGCAATAGGTGCGCCAACCCTTCTAAATTTTTCACATCGAACCGAATTCAGAGCAGAGGCCGCGAATTTGGTTGGCTGGTTGAACTGCGCTAGAATCGAGGCCATAAAAACCAATTCAGACGTAGTAATTGAAGCAAACTCGAGCGGCTACAAAATATTTGTCGACAACAGCAGAATTCCCGGTCGAGCAAGTGATTGGTCAAAACAATCCGATGAAAAGCAGCTAACTCATTGTCAGATTAAAAACGGGCTAACTCTTTCGAGTAATTTTCCTAATAACAAGGCGAGGTTCAATGGCACGCCCGGGGTAAAAGCCGGTCGATTTATTCTTACAGATGCAGGCGGAAACAGGATAGATGTAGTTATCAATGCCGTCGGCAGAGTCCGGGTTGAACAAAAACAACAGCAACTACTGGCGAGCAATAAGTAACTACCAACAGAGCCGAAATACCATTATATATACCAGTCATCGACAAATATTATGGCTCGAGATTATAGTCTTTTATCTTACTTAGGAGTGATGGGTAGCTGATCTCTAGCAGTTCAGCTGCCTGCGTCTTGTTTCCTTTGGTCTGGGCTAATGCTTTATCAATCAGGTATTTTTCAACAAGCACCTTTCCCTCTTTAATGGAGACCGTTCTTGATAATAAATTCCCTGACTCGCGACGCTCCCTCGGGCTAATGTTCCCGGGTAGGCTCTCTGGCCCAATCCAACCATTTTCAGCATAAATCACTGCATGTTCCATAGCATTTCTTAATTCACGAACATTACCAGGCCATGGATAACTGCCCAGGACAGCAAGGGTGCCTTGGGTCATCCCTTTGATTGGAATATTCATTTTGCGACTTTCAATGGCCATGAAGGCATGTGCCAGGATAGGGATATCACCAAGACGGTCGCGCAATGGAGGCAATTTAAGCTCAACTATGTTTATTCGAAACAGCAGATCCTGACGAAACTGTCCTTGTGCAACTCCTTCTGAAAGATTTTTTGCCGTTGCGGCCAGGACTCGAACATCAATTTTTCGGCTTTTTCCCGAACCAAGAGGCCGAATTTCCCTCTCTTGCAAAACCCTGAGGAGCTTAACCTGTAGCGTCAGCGGTAATTCGCCAATTTCATCGAGCAGTAAGGTGCCGCCATTAGCCAGCTCAAACAAGCCTTTCCGGTCGGCGTCAGCGCCGGTAAACGACCCCTTCGTATAGCCAAAAAATTCGCTTTCCAGAAGACTTTCGGGTATTGCACCGCAGTTGATTGAAATAAATGGCCCTTTGTTTCTATAGCTTAGCTTGTGTATCCCCCTTGCAACAAGCTCTTTGCCCGTGCCGCTTTCTCCGGTGATCAATACCGTAGTATCATGACTTGCGACTCGCTTTGCCAGATTTAGGACTTCCTTTATCGACTGGCTCTCTCCAATAATGTCCGAGAAACCGAAATCCTTTTCAAGCTCCTGAACTTTGCAACGGAGGTTTTGGTTTTCCTTCTTCAGTTCCATCCGCTCTGCGGCTTTCTCTAGAATACAAAGTATTTCATCAAGCTTGAATGGCTTGATAATAAAATCATAAGCGCCTGATTTCATAGCCGACACGGCGGTATCAACAGTAGCAAAGGCCGACATCATGATAATAGTGGCCTCGATGTTGATATTCTTGGCTTCCTGTAAAAACTGTAAACCATCCATAACCGGCATTTTCAAATCGCAAAGAATAAAATCAAATGGCTTCTGCTTTGCCGCAACCAACCCCTCCTGCCCATTCGAGGCAGAAAAAATCTCATATCCTTCTTTGCTTAGAAATGCCGACAACATATCCAGCATGTTTTTTTCATCGTCAATAATCAGGACACTGTGTTTCATTGAGTTAATAGTCAGTAGCTATAGTTTTATACTCTTTCGGTGGCGTCATATGATGCTTCGTCCTGTAAAGGTAGTTCCAACTTTACCGCAACTCCGGAGGGTTCCACATTACTCAAACTAATTTTCCCGCCAAGTCTTTCCATAATAGTGTGGCAAACAAATAATCCTAGGCCGGTTCCTCTCCCAACTTCCTTTGTGGTAAAAAATGGATCGAAGATATCTTGGAGGTGCGCTTCGTCAATTCCCGCACCATTATCTTGTATAGTGACAATCAAGGCCGT comes from the Desulforhopalus sp. genome and includes:
- a CDS encoding sigma-54 dependent transcriptional regulator; its protein translation is MKHSVLIIDDEKNMLDMLSAFLSKEGYEIFSASNGQEGLVAAKQKPFDFILCDLKMPVMDGLQFLQEAKNINIEATIIMMSAFATVDTAVSAMKSGAYDFIIKPFKLDEILCILEKAAERMELKKENQNLRCKVQELEKDFGFSDIIGESQSIKEVLNLAKRVASHDTTVLITGESGTGKELVARGIHKLSYRNKGPFISINCGAIPESLLESEFFGYTKGSFTGADADRKGLFELANGGTLLLDEIGELPLTLQVKLLRVLQEREIRPLGSGKSRKIDVRVLAATAKNLSEGVAQGQFRQDLLFRINIVELKLPPLRDRLGDIPILAHAFMAIESRKMNIPIKGMTQGTLAVLGSYPWPGNVRELRNAMEHAVIYAENGWIGPESLPGNISPRERRESGNLLSRTVSIKEGKVLVEKYLIDKALAQTKGNKTQAAELLEISYPSLLSKIKDYNLEP
- a CDS encoding GspH/FimT family pseudopilin — encoded protein: MKRFFVCTRKLLRQRILVPLCSVRGFSLMEVMIVIGLIAVISAIAIPVLNAFMPGYRLQGAVRGIVSDMQQAKTRAIRSNNNAILAINPPGVCMGWPGCAAPAGPCYRIFIDTNNDQVCNNGDTVITNTQLDATITFPANGNAANDFLAGDGFRTSGLAFWPGGVPAVIPPVKTLNIGSTSIPTVYRITMTSAGSVRMERL
- a CDS encoding prepilin-type N-terminal cleavage/methylation domain-containing protein translates to MKLKPNKAGLSRQTAQTTIMPLRYKEGFTLLEVLLAMVILTVGILALFGMQIGAIRGNSLANDITDASTRALDEVEQILAMSPDDVATRSNNAAINTVYAGVGAGGANITADSVEISGNYTIYVDGTPVLYPEIGGEQVGMRFEVCVVWPEGGVIKQVSLLINRTMRRA
- a CDS encoding GspH/FimT family pseudopilin translates to MINSKGFTLSEVLMTLAIMSVVSAIGAPTLLNFSHRTEFRAEAANLVGWLNCARIEAIKTNSDVVIEANSSGYKIFVDNSRIPGRASDWSKQSDEKQLTHCQIKNGLTLSSNFPNNKARFNGTPGVKAGRFILTDAGGNRIDVVINAVGRVRVEQKQQQLLASNK
- a CDS encoding prepilin-type N-terminal cleavage/methylation domain-containing protein, whose amino-acid sequence is MINEGLKPCQGLTEVGGFTLIELVLALALSSIVGISIYTAYVSQQRTYVAQEQVAEMQQNIRAAIFTMAGEIRMAGYDPNKSVGKPALTGITVAGKGQMSFTLDANGDRDFNDDGEMIDFGFSDAAGSDVDRDGTPDIDADGDGNPDVSLPLGRQVGGAGGYQAIAENIERIEFLYFNINGQQTNDLGAITSVGISILARSGRPDPDFTNAGTTFTAASGDVWGPYNDNFRRRLLVTRLECRNITGNL